One genomic window of Natronorubrum halophilum includes the following:
- a CDS encoding amidohydrolase: MTSLLIAGGQVLRPDMTVSQADVLIDQDSGLIDKIGSGLTAENILQASNSLVTPGFVNGHSHVPMVLLRGYADDKPLDRWLEEDIWPAESTMTADDVHTGAKLGLLEMIKSGTTGFADMYFHVPEIVNAVDQAGVRALLGHGIVTTGKDDDNALADVEKSLEFAQKYDGAAEGRISTAFMPHSLVTVGSEYLEEFVPRVREAGIPIHYHANETLNEVTPVVNNHGIRPLDYAADHGMLEPQDFVAHGVHVDEQEINLLAEAGTSVIHCPASNMKLASGMAPIQRMMDAGVTVGLGTDGAAANNDLSLLDEGRDAAMLGKIAANDASAVPAEMVVQMMTQGSASALGFHSGVIEEGEPADLAVIDLEKPHLTPRHDLVSHLAYAAVGGDVRHTICNGRILMRDREVLTLEEESIVEQAQQTADSLVSRVSS, encoded by the coding sequence ATGACATCACTTCTAATTGCAGGGGGGCAAGTTCTGCGTCCCGATATGACGGTCTCTCAAGCAGATGTACTGATTGATCAAGATAGCGGTTTGATTGACAAGATTGGCTCTGGTCTTACAGCAGAGAACATTCTCCAGGCCTCCAACTCGCTAGTGACTCCTGGTTTTGTTAACGGCCATTCTCATGTTCCAATGGTATTGCTTCGAGGGTATGCAGATGATAAGCCACTGGACCGCTGGCTTGAAGAAGATATTTGGCCAGCTGAAAGCACAATGACCGCAGACGATGTTCATACCGGAGCAAAACTCGGCTTGTTAGAAATGATCAAGTCTGGAACAACTGGTTTTGCGGACATGTACTTCCATGTGCCCGAAATCGTTAATGCGGTTGATCAAGCTGGAGTACGAGCCCTACTGGGCCACGGGATTGTAACGACTGGGAAGGACGATGATAATGCATTAGCAGATGTCGAAAAAAGCCTTGAGTTCGCACAAAAGTATGATGGTGCGGCAGAAGGGCGAATCTCAACTGCGTTTATGCCACATTCTTTGGTCACTGTGGGAAGTGAATACCTTGAGGAGTTCGTCCCTCGGGTCCGTGAAGCAGGTATTCCAATCCACTATCATGCTAATGAGACTCTGAACGAAGTCACACCAGTAGTCAATAACCATGGTATTCGCCCACTCGATTATGCCGCAGATCACGGGATGTTGGAACCTCAAGATTTCGTCGCCCATGGAGTACATGTTGATGAGCAGGAGATCAACCTCTTAGCTGAGGCAGGAACAAGTGTAATCCATTGTCCAGCTTCTAATATGAAGTTGGCCAGCGGTATGGCTCCGATCCAGCGTATGATGGATGCAGGAGTGACGGTCGGTCTTGGAACAGATGGTGCAGCTGCAAACAATGACCTATCGTTATTAGATGAGGGTCGTGATGCTGCAATGCTCGGTAAAATTGCTGCTAATGACGCGAGCGCCGTTCCGGCAGAGATGGTAGTTCAAATGATGACTCAAGGGAGTGCTTCAGCACTTGGCTTTCATTCAGGAGTGATTGAAGAGGGAGAACCAGCTGATTTAGCCGTCATTGATCTTGAGAAGCCACACTTGACGCCTCGGCACGATTTAGTAAGTCATCTAGCTTACGCAGCAGTTGGGGGCGATGTGAGGCATACGATCTGTAATGGACGAATCCTCATGCGTGACCGTGAAGTACTAACTCTTGAAGAGGAATCGATTGTAGAGCAAGCACAACAGACTGCCGATTCATTAGTCTCTCGCGTTTCAAGCTGA
- a CDS encoding ArsR family transcriptional regulator, whose protein sequence is MSTVRDTENVVRQPAEWMQPVDDRILEIFRERGNLTPAAVEEFGGPSSSHASRRCKQLARYGLLEQIVTGLYTITDEGEAYLDEELDASELDASTDAS, encoded by the coding sequence ATGAGCACAGTCAGAGATACCGAGAACGTGGTTCGACAACCTGCGGAGTGGATGCAGCCCGTCGACGACCGAATACTCGAGATCTTCCGCGAACGCGGAAATCTCACCCCTGCAGCAGTCGAGGAATTCGGTGGCCCCTCAAGTAGCCACGCCAGCCGCAGGTGCAAACAACTCGCTCGGTACGGCCTTCTCGAGCAAATCGTGACCGGCCTCTATACGATCACCGACGAGGGTGAGGCGTATCTTGATGAAGAACTCGACGCGAGCGAACTCGACGCTTCGACCGACGCGTCGTGA
- a CDS encoding transcription initiation factor IIB — MTRSIIEHTKNESAKTEPGLCPDCETDTIIHDPDRGERVCKECGLVLTEDPIDYGPEWRAFNAQEHDELSRVGAPLTQSMHDRGLTTTIDWRNKDANGHSMSADKHGQLHRLRVWQERIRTKNAGERNLKYALSEIDRMVSALGVPKPVKETASVIYRQALDQDLIRGRSIEGVATSALYTACRKEGIPRSLEEVTSVSRVDQREIGRTYRYIADELSINLEPTNPRQFVPRFCSELDVSKDVETKAIEIIDQTTEQGLHSGKSPTGFAAAAIYAAGLLCDETIPQRAVADTAQTTVVTVRNRYREQLEAIDQQPAV; from the coding sequence ATGACGCGGTCCATCATTGAACACACCAAGAACGAATCAGCGAAGACAGAGCCCGGGCTCTGTCCCGACTGCGAAACCGATACGATCATCCACGACCCGGACCGCGGCGAGCGAGTCTGCAAGGAGTGCGGACTCGTCCTCACCGAGGATCCGATCGACTACGGTCCGGAGTGGCGGGCGTTCAACGCCCAAGAACACGACGAACTCTCTCGAGTCGGCGCGCCGCTTACGCAATCGATGCACGACCGAGGGCTGACGACGACGATCGACTGGCGTAACAAAGACGCCAACGGCCACTCGATGTCGGCCGACAAACACGGCCAGCTTCATCGGCTTCGCGTCTGGCAAGAACGGATCAGAACGAAAAACGCCGGCGAACGCAACCTCAAGTACGCCCTCTCGGAGATCGACCGGATGGTCAGCGCGCTGGGCGTCCCGAAACCCGTCAAGGAGACCGCAAGCGTCATCTACCGACAGGCGCTCGACCAGGATCTCATACGGGGTCGGTCGATCGAAGGCGTCGCGACCAGCGCGCTCTACACCGCGTGTCGAAAGGAGGGCATTCCGCGCAGTCTCGAGGAAGTAACCTCCGTTTCACGGGTCGATCAGCGAGAGATCGGCCGGACGTACCGGTACATCGCCGACGAACTCAGCATCAATTTGGAGCCGACGAACCCGCGACAGTTCGTCCCGCGGTTCTGCTCCGAACTCGACGTCAGCAAAGACGTCGAAACGAAAGCCATCGAGATCATCGATCAGACGACGGAACAGGGACTCCACTCGGGGAAATCGCCGACCGGATTCGCCGCCGCAGCCATCTACGCCGCCGGACTCCTCTGTGACGAGACGATCCCGCAGCGAGCGGTCGCCGACACCGCACAGACGACGGTCGTCACCGTGCGGAATCGGTATCGCGAGCAGCTCGAGGCGATCGATCAACAGCCGGCGGTGTGA
- a CDS encoding DUF7344 domain-containing protein has product MSSIDTSLPDEIASVADSDEEQRLSKDVIFELLKNRRRREVLAYLLEAEETVTLGELAEQIAAWENDTDVSALSSDQRKRVYVALYQTHLPKMDDAGIVEYDQDRGLISLADNADLLMMYLDTDTHRQDRWDRWYATLSVVGAAVVTGAFLGLPPLSAIPTFGLAGIVVVSFFLLSVAHVVTNREQERTVDGKLSRIK; this is encoded by the coding sequence ATGTCATCCATCGATACCTCGCTTCCCGACGAGATCGCATCGGTGGCTGATTCGGATGAGGAGCAGCGACTCTCGAAGGACGTCATTTTCGAGCTCCTGAAAAACCGACGTCGTCGAGAAGTACTCGCGTACCTACTCGAGGCCGAGGAGACAGTAACCCTCGGTGAACTCGCCGAACAGATCGCCGCGTGGGAGAACGATACCGACGTGAGCGCGCTCAGTTCCGATCAGCGAAAGCGAGTATACGTCGCGCTCTACCAGACCCATCTCCCGAAGATGGACGATGCCGGCATCGTCGAGTACGATCAGGATAGAGGGTTGATCTCGCTCGCGGACAACGCCGACCTGTTGATGATGTACCTCGATACGGATACGCATCGACAGGATCGGTGGGACCGATGGTACGCGACGCTCAGCGTCGTTGGCGCGGCGGTCGTTACCGGGGCCTTTCTCGGTCTCCCGCCGCTGTCGGCTATCCCAACCTTCGGACTCGCTGGAATCGTCGTCGTCTCGTTTTTCCTCCTCTCGGTTGCACACGTCGTGACGAACCGAGAGCAGGAGCGAACCGTCGACGGAAAACTGTCACGCATCAAGTAA